CCAATGCTGGTAGTGTCAAAATGCTCATTCCCGATAACGATTCAGAACGTTTCGACCAAATATTTGATCTGGTAGACATGATGCTCGCAGATGGTATCGTGGACGAAAATGAGATGGATTTCTGCATCGTGATGGCCGAACGCCTCGGTTTTCGCAAGGCAATTGTAGGAGTGCTCGTGCGTAAGATTTCGATGGGAGTGAAAGACGGCCTGCCTCGCGAACAGATCAAGGAAGATACCCAAAACTTTCTCCGCTTCGAGTGCAACGATCAGAATAGCAAGGGCTAGGTAGTCGCAGCTGTCTGTTCCGTTACATACGTTATGGCTCGCAATAGGGCCGCACAAGCTTCATCAATTTCCTCGTTGGTGATAATAAGCGGCGGCGCTAGACGCAAGGAATTGTCGCAGAACAGAAACCAGTCCGTCAGAATACCCTCATGCTCGAGTGCTCGGTCAATAATGGGCTTGAGCACATCATAGGAATCAAACTCAATCGCCATCAGTAGTCCGTGCCCACGCACTGCCCTAATGGCTGGATGTTGCAAAAGCCGCCGAAACCGGGCGGCTTTTTCGTGCACACCCGCCAGCAATTGCTCTTCCTGAATGACGCGTAGGGTCGCCAGCGAAGCCGCGCACGATACCGGATGCCCGCCAAAGGTAGTGCAATGACCTAGCACTGGATTCGTCTTGAAACCAGCCATAATTTGCTGGGAGGAGATGAACGCGCCGATGGGCATTCCGCCGCCCATTCCTTTGGCGCACACCAGAACATCAGGCCACACACCAAATTGCTCGAAGGCCCAAAAAGTGCCCGTACGACCAAAGCCACACTGAATCTCGTCCAGAATCAGCAGGGTGCCGGTGAGTAGGCAGCGTTTGCGCAACGCTTGTAGATAACCGTTGACGGGCACCCGCACGCCTGCTTCCCCTTGTATGGTCTCGATAATCACGGCGGCCGTACGCTCCGTAATCGAAGCTAGGTCTGCGAAGTCGTTGAATTCGATATGGCGCACATCGGGTAGCAATGGACGGTAACTCCGCTTGAAGCTCTCGGAACCCGTAACCGACAAAGCACCTTGCGTGGAGCCATGGTACGCTCGGTGGCAGGAAATCAGCTCCGTACGGCCCGTGTGACGCTTCGCCAGCTTCAGGGCGCCTTCTACCGCCTCGGCACCAGAGTTCGTGAAATATATATTATCGAGGTGCGCGGGCAAGGTTTGATGTAAGGCCTCTGCTAGCTCGGCGGGGGGCGCTTGCACCAACTCACCGTACACCATCAGGTGCAGGTATTTATCGGCTTGGTCTTTAATTGCTTGCACTACTCGCGGGTGACGGTGGCCCACGTTGCTAACACCAATGCCCGAAATCAAATCGAGGTAGCGACGGCCATCAGGCGCGTACATATACACGCCCTCTGCACGCTCAATCTCGAGTAAGAGCGGGAAGTCAGACGTTTGGGCTTGATGACGAAGAAAGAGTTGGCGCGGCGTAAGCATAATGCTCTACAAACAAATGTAAGCCGCAAAAGTATGCATGCCGAAGAATAATTGGGTAATAAGACAGCGGATTAACTGGTTAGTGCTCGTGTCTGAAAAAATTGTCAGCGTACTCATAAGATAGCCGCTAGGGTAAGGTAAGGCATTGAAGCTGTGATGAGAATGGTTGAACCATGAAACAAAAAGAGGCTACCGAAGCAGCCTCTTTTAGCGTTGGGTGTGTGGTTTGTATCAGTTAGCAGCCCCCGCTGGTGAGGGTGGACCACCTCGGCGGCCACCACCTAGCTTTTGCAGAATTTCGCGAGTAAACTCACGCTCCGCTACTAATAGCTGCCCGGTCTGCCGCACCGAAAGTACTTTCTGGAACTTATCGTAGTATTCTTTTTCCAGATTGACTTCATTCTGCCGCAGCGTGACATTCTGCTTGATCAAGTCCCGAATCTGCTGGTCATTAAGCGATTCTA
This Hymenobacter sp. GOD-10R DNA region includes the following protein-coding sequences:
- a CDS encoding aspartate aminotransferase family protein, yielding MLTPRQLFLRHQAQTSDFPLLLEIERAEGVYMYAPDGRRYLDLISGIGVSNVGHRHPRVVQAIKDQADKYLHLMVYGELVQAPPAELAEALHQTLPAHLDNIYFTNSGAEAVEGALKLAKRHTGRTELISCHRAYHGSTQGALSVTGSESFKRSYRPLLPDVRHIEFNDFADLASITERTAAVIIETIQGEAGVRVPVNGYLQALRKRCLLTGTLLILDEIQCGFGRTGTFWAFEQFGVWPDVLVCAKGMGGGMPIGAFISSQQIMAGFKTNPVLGHCTTFGGHPVSCAASLATLRVIQEEQLLAGVHEKAARFRRLLQHPAIRAVRGHGLLMAIEFDSYDVLKPIIDRALEHEGILTDWFLFCDNSLRLAPPLIITNEEIDEACAALLRAITYVTEQTAATT
- a CDS encoding TerB family tellurite resistance protein; the encoded protein is MFGFFENEQTKKVKSHLINLATLAKADGHIDEREMSFIVAVGKKNGMRPTEVRNIVANAGSVKMLIPDNDSERFDQIFDLVDMMLADGIVDENEMDFCIVMAERLGFRKAIVGVLVRKISMGVKDGLPREQIKEDTQNFLRFECNDQNSKG